A window from Plectropomus leopardus isolate mb chromosome 3, YSFRI_Pleo_2.0, whole genome shotgun sequence encodes these proteins:
- the LOC121941191 gene encoding cytochrome c oxidase assembly factor 7 has product MAGLINFEDENEVKQFLDNLGVEYSFQCYKEKDPEGCQRLADYLEGVKKDYESAAQVLKHNCETYGHGESCYKLGAYHVTGKGGVTECLKTAFSCFMRSCNTGGKKSVDACHNVGLLAHDGRAMEGGTDPTVARQYYEKACAGGFAPSCFNLSALFIEGNAKGLAPDMVQALKYASRACELGHVWGCANASRMYRLGDGTEKDEKKAEELKNRARELHGLEKERQLKFGE; this is encoded by the exons ATGGCTGGACTTATAAACTTTGAGGATGAAAACGAAGTGAAGCAGTTTTTGGACAATTTGGGAGTGGAGTACAGCTTCCAGTGCTACAAAGAAAAGGATCCTGAAG GGTGCCAAAGGCTCGCAGACTACTTGGAAGGTGTGAAGAAAGACTATGAATCTGCAGCACAAGTGCTCAAACATAACTGTGAAACATATGGACACGGAGAGAGCTGCTATAAACTGGGGGCATATCATGTCACAGGCAAAG GTGGAGTGACTGAGTGTCTGAAAACAGCGTTCTCCTGCTTTATGCGCTCCTGCAACACTGGTGGAAAGAAGTCTGTAGATGCTTGCCATAATGTTGGTCTGTTGGCCCATGATGGACGAGCTATGGAAGGAGGTACTGACCCGACTGTAGCTCGGCAGTACTACGAGAAGGCCTGCGCTGGCGGCTTCGCTCCCTCCTGCTTTAACCTCAGTGCTTTATTCATAGAGGGTAACGCCAAAGGACTGGCACCAGATATGGTACAAGCTCTGAAGTACGCCAGCAGGGCTTGTGAGCTGGGACATGTGTGGGGCTGCGCTAATGCAAGTCGAATGTACAGACTTGGGGACGGGACGGAGAAGGACGAGAAGAAGGCAGAGGAGTTGAAGAATCGAGCGAGGGAGCTGCATGGTTTAGAGAAGGAGAGGCAGCTCAAATTTGGTGAATGA